A section of the Tachysurus fulvidraco isolate hzauxx_2018 chromosome 7, HZAU_PFXX_2.0, whole genome shotgun sequence genome encodes:
- the LOC113650059 gene encoding serine/threonine-protein kinase TAO2 isoform X2, with protein MRSRVFTGAVMAENVRSPFDYREPPTLDSDGDGGKPPPPRGRVCGRKRKGTPVKVCDRAYVTEDEEESLSEHSYSPGEGQYPDEAEDRLPPPNSPYYLADPTQLCVSELGEEGASGVRGPVLFPPLPPNCRIREVHCGSQVRLVVIAIRDIAKGEEITVDYNLAEWGENALAFHRSVSPRGFECGFNPDSNIKKEEDAAPSLPLSLTVSDYLTPSWSLSPSSSPLSRSEASDSDREEDEEEEEDEEEDDEEEEDLEELRGHMMQRRKKRKTTNNTAKKKPQPSPLSSFPPSSSPFQSPLAPPTTNINNNININISRSASRKQHCPHCGRNFRSLARHLEKHHDQQPEIRNAMELSHGPRSTHTPPSAHTRGSHSFASPQPSASASASSSSSSTSATPNLFSRDSSGSGSAAMSFSLSLSPPSRRPTTKKSPASISTPPRKNTAPTAAAVKKSSSPPAKRGRRPKKEKEEKQKKQEEIEQAKEEAPPTPGRNEEVEREEIEDEELDLTEMRDDDSGEEKNGASSHRSHVSPLLSSLSTLVLYLRRQQHTSFLSLSRSSSSAEAWRLLCHSSLALLILYNRHRECEMAKLSINDYRSRITTSSNSSSPLEASLSPFERQVLCHRPRVGVLGKRGRVQPLILPPHSESCLDLLLKTSTDVNVDPESPYVFSRPFHSPATPLRGTDLLRGLARSSGAKNPAALTSPRTRRQVAILTQLLLMDEGEKERLEHFLHNEYHVTQSCARIGQDPALMGRVGRVVLYGERDGVLFRGMSLKHICLELDVMSGNSADSFSEESDREEEKSNERTEVGKTARVNGRGPSKKGASPVPSPTTPSPSASHKRRSSQIKTERLPHFSGKRGVLKRPWSEAERVAVETHLKRNIVELRVPAKADCERCLQHCPLLVSNQRDWRAIKFYCHNRIQLLKKQGRGGAAVC; from the exons ATGCGCAGTAGAGTCTTTACCGGAGCCGTAATGGCGGAGAACGTACGGTCGCCTTTTGACTATCGGGAGCCACCGACTCTCGACAGCGATGGAGACGGTGGCAAGCCTCCGCCACCTCGGGG GCGAGTGTGTGGCCGAAAGAGAAAGGGCACTCCAGTGAAGGTGTGTGACCGTGCATATGTGactgaagatgaagaggaaagtTTGTCTGAGCACAGTTACAGcccag GTGAAGGGCAATACCCAGATGAAGCAGAGGACCGACTCCCCCCACCCAACAGTCCTTACTATCTCGCTGACCCAACCCAGCTTTG TGTATCAGAGCTCGGCGAAGAAGGCGCCAGTGGTGTTCGTGGCCCTGTGCTCTTTCCACCTCTACCACCTAACTGCAGGATCAGAGAGGTTCATTGTGGGAGTCAGGTACGACTGGTTGTCATAGCGATCAGAGACATTGCCAAGGGTGAGGAAATTACGGTGGACTACAACTTGGCTGAGTGGGGTGAAAATGCGCTG GCTTTCCATCGCTCTGTATCACCACGAGGATTTGAATGCGGCTTCAATCCAGACAGCAATATCAAGAAG GAAGAGGACGCAGCtccgtctctccctctgtctctcacagtTTCAGACTACCTCACTCCCTCgtggtctctctctccttcatcgTCTCCTCTGTCTCGCTCTGAGGCCAGTGATTCAGACcgagaggaagatgaagaagaagaggaagacgaGGAAGAGGATGACGAAGAGGAAGAAGATCTTGAAGAGCTAAGGGGCCACATGATGCAGAGGCGCAAGAAGCGAAAAACGACAAATAACACAGCCAAAAAAAAGCCTCAACCCAGCCCTCTttcctctttccctccatcCTCCTCACCTTTCCAGTCACCTTTAGCCCCACCGAccacaaacataaacaataacataaacataaacattagcCGCAGCGCCAGTAGGAAGCAACACTGTCCTCATTGTGGCCGTAATTTCCGTTCTCTTGCTCGGCATCTCGAAAAGCACCACGATCAGCAACCGGAAATCCGGAATGCAATGGAACTGTCACACGGCCCacggtccacacacacaccgccctCGGCACACACACGTGGCTCACACTCGTTCGCCTCACCACAGCCCTCTGCTTCCGCTTCcgcttcctcctcttcctcttccacctCAGCCACCCCCAATCTCTTCTCTCGTGACTCTTCCGGCTCAGGTTCGGCGGCCATGTCATTCTCTTTatccctctctcctccttcaCGCCGTCCTACCACCAAAAAGAGCCCTGCCTCTATCTCCACTCCACCCAGAAAGAACACAGCACCTACTGCAGCAGCTGTGAAAAAGTCTTCCAGTCCTCCGGCCAAAAGGGGGCGACGTccaaagaaggagaaagaagagaagcaaAAGAAACAGGAGGAAATAGAACAAGCAAAAGAAGAAGCTCCACCCACTCCGGGCCGAAACGAAGAGGTTGAAAGGGAGGAGATAGAAGATGAGGAGCTGGATCTGACCGAAATGAGGGATGATGACAGCGGAGAAGAGAAGAATGGTGCAAG CTCTCACCGGTCCCACGtgtctcctctcctgtcctctctctcCACCCTGGTTTTGTATCTCCGACGTCAGCAGCACACGTCCTTCCTGTCCCTCTCACGTTCAAGCAGCTCTGCAGAGGCCTGGCGCCTGCTATGCCACTCCAGCCTGGCACTGCTCATCCTCTATAATCGTCATCGTGAGTGTGAAATGGCAAAGCTAAGCATAAATGATTACCGCAGTCGCATCACAACTTCCTCTAACTCCAGCTCCCCACTTGAAGCATCTTTATCCCCTTTCGAGCGCCAAGTTTTGTGCCATAGGCCCCGCGTGGGTGTTTTAGGAAAGCGCGGTCGGGTTCAGCCGCTAATCCTTCCACCCCACTCTGAATCCTGCCTCGATTTGCTTCTGAAAACCTCCACGGATGTGAACGTCGATCCTGAAAGCCCTTATGTATTTTCTCGGCCGTTTCATTCTCCTGCCACCCCTCTGCGTGGCACAGACCTCCTGCGTGGATTAGCACGTTCCAGTGGGGCTAAAAACCCTGCAGCACTGACATCTCCACGCACACGAAGGCAAGTCGCCATCCTTACCCAGCTCCTGCTGATGGATGAGGGGGAGAAGGAGAGGCTTGAGCACTTCCTGCACAATGAGTATCACGTCACCCAAAGCTGTGCCAGAATTGGCCAGGACCCAGCGCTGATGGGCAGAGTGGGCCGTGTCGTGCTATATGGGGAGAGAGACGGCGTGTTGTTCAGAGGAATGAGCCTCAAACACATCTGCCTCGAGCTAGACG TAATGTCTGGGAATTCAGCAGATTCTTTCTCAGAGGAAtcggacagagaggaagagaagagtaaTGAAAGAACAGAGGTGGGAAAGACAGCACGAGTGAACGGCCGAGGGCCATCTAAAAAGGGCGCTAGTCCCGTCCCCTCGCCCACTACGCCCTCCCCGTCAGCTTCGCACAAGAGGCGGAgctcacaaataaaaacag AACGTTTACCCCACTTTTCAGGCAAGCGTGGTGTGCTGAAGAGGCCGTGGTCCGAAGCGGAGCGGGTCGCTGTGGAAACGCACCTAAAGCGAAACATTGTGGAGCTGCGTGTACCGGCGAAGGCAGACTGCGAGCGATGTTTGCAGCACTGCCCCCTACTGGTGAGCAACCAGCGTGACTGGAGAGCCATTAAATTCTACTGCCACAACCGGATCCAACTACTGAAGAAACAGGGACG
- the LOC113650059 gene encoding serine/threonine-protein kinase TAO2 isoform X3 yields MRSRVFTGAVMAENVRSPFDYREPPTLDSDGDGGKPPPPRGRVCGRKRKGTPVKVCDRAYVTEDEEESLSEHSYSPGEGQYPDEAEDRLPPPNSPYYLADPTQLCVSELGEEGASGVRGPVLFPPLPPNCRIREVHCGSQVRLVVIAIRDIAKGEEITVDYNLAEWGENALAFHRSVSPRGFECGFNPDSNIKKEEDAAPSLPLSLTVSDYLTPSWSLSPSSSPLSRSEASDSDREEDEEEEEDEEEDDEEEEDLEELRGHMMQRRKKRKTTNNTAKKKPQPSPLSSFPPSSSPFQSPLAPPTTNINNNININISRSASRKQHCPHCGRNFRSLARHLEKHHDQQPEIRNAMELSHGPRSTHTPPSAHTRGSHSFASPQPSASASASSSSSSTSATPNLFSRDSSGSGSAAMSFSLSLSPPSRRPTTKKSPASISTPPRKNTAPTAAAVKKSSSPPAKRGRRPKKEKEEKQKKQEEIEQAKEEAPPTPGRNEEVEREEIEDEELDLTEMRDDDSGEEKNGARYSHRSHVSPLLSSLSTLVLYLRRQQHTSFLSLSRSSSSAEAWRLLCHSSLALLILYNRHRECEMAKLSINDYRSRITTSSNSSSPLEASLSPFERQVLCHRPRVGVLGKRGRVQPLILPPHSESCLDLLLKTSTDVNVDPESPYVFSRPFHSPATPLRGTDLLRGLARSSGAKNPAALTSPRTRRQVAILTQLLLMDEGEKERLEHFLHNEYHVTQSCARIGQDPALMGRVGRVVLYGERDGVLFRGMSLKHICLELDVMSGNSADSFSEESDREEEKSNERTEVGKTARVNGRGPSKKGASPVPSPTTPSPSASHKRRSSQIKTGKRGVLKRPWSEAERVAVETHLKRNIVELRVPAKADCERCLQHCPLLVSNQRDWRAIKFYCHNRIQLLKKQGRGGAAVC; encoded by the exons ATGCGCAGTAGAGTCTTTACCGGAGCCGTAATGGCGGAGAACGTACGGTCGCCTTTTGACTATCGGGAGCCACCGACTCTCGACAGCGATGGAGACGGTGGCAAGCCTCCGCCACCTCGGGG GCGAGTGTGTGGCCGAAAGAGAAAGGGCACTCCAGTGAAGGTGTGTGACCGTGCATATGTGactgaagatgaagaggaaagtTTGTCTGAGCACAGTTACAGcccag GTGAAGGGCAATACCCAGATGAAGCAGAGGACCGACTCCCCCCACCCAACAGTCCTTACTATCTCGCTGACCCAACCCAGCTTTG TGTATCAGAGCTCGGCGAAGAAGGCGCCAGTGGTGTTCGTGGCCCTGTGCTCTTTCCACCTCTACCACCTAACTGCAGGATCAGAGAGGTTCATTGTGGGAGTCAGGTACGACTGGTTGTCATAGCGATCAGAGACATTGCCAAGGGTGAGGAAATTACGGTGGACTACAACTTGGCTGAGTGGGGTGAAAATGCGCTG GCTTTCCATCGCTCTGTATCACCACGAGGATTTGAATGCGGCTTCAATCCAGACAGCAATATCAAGAAG GAAGAGGACGCAGCtccgtctctccctctgtctctcacagtTTCAGACTACCTCACTCCCTCgtggtctctctctccttcatcgTCTCCTCTGTCTCGCTCTGAGGCCAGTGATTCAGACcgagaggaagatgaagaagaagaggaagacgaGGAAGAGGATGACGAAGAGGAAGAAGATCTTGAAGAGCTAAGGGGCCACATGATGCAGAGGCGCAAGAAGCGAAAAACGACAAATAACACAGCCAAAAAAAAGCCTCAACCCAGCCCTCTttcctctttccctccatcCTCCTCACCTTTCCAGTCACCTTTAGCCCCACCGAccacaaacataaacaataacataaacataaacattagcCGCAGCGCCAGTAGGAAGCAACACTGTCCTCATTGTGGCCGTAATTTCCGTTCTCTTGCTCGGCATCTCGAAAAGCACCACGATCAGCAACCGGAAATCCGGAATGCAATGGAACTGTCACACGGCCCacggtccacacacacaccgccctCGGCACACACACGTGGCTCACACTCGTTCGCCTCACCACAGCCCTCTGCTTCCGCTTCcgcttcctcctcttcctcttccacctCAGCCACCCCCAATCTCTTCTCTCGTGACTCTTCCGGCTCAGGTTCGGCGGCCATGTCATTCTCTTTatccctctctcctccttcaCGCCGTCCTACCACCAAAAAGAGCCCTGCCTCTATCTCCACTCCACCCAGAAAGAACACAGCACCTACTGCAGCAGCTGTGAAAAAGTCTTCCAGTCCTCCGGCCAAAAGGGGGCGACGTccaaagaaggagaaagaagagaagcaaAAGAAACAGGAGGAAATAGAACAAGCAAAAGAAGAAGCTCCACCCACTCCGGGCCGAAACGAAGAGGTTGAAAGGGAGGAGATAGAAGATGAGGAGCTGGATCTGACCGAAATGAGGGATGATGACAGCGGAGAAGAGAAGAATGGTGCAAGGTA CTCTCACCGGTCCCACGtgtctcctctcctgtcctctctctcCACCCTGGTTTTGTATCTCCGACGTCAGCAGCACACGTCCTTCCTGTCCCTCTCACGTTCAAGCAGCTCTGCAGAGGCCTGGCGCCTGCTATGCCACTCCAGCCTGGCACTGCTCATCCTCTATAATCGTCATCGTGAGTGTGAAATGGCAAAGCTAAGCATAAATGATTACCGCAGTCGCATCACAACTTCCTCTAACTCCAGCTCCCCACTTGAAGCATCTTTATCCCCTTTCGAGCGCCAAGTTTTGTGCCATAGGCCCCGCGTGGGTGTTTTAGGAAAGCGCGGTCGGGTTCAGCCGCTAATCCTTCCACCCCACTCTGAATCCTGCCTCGATTTGCTTCTGAAAACCTCCACGGATGTGAACGTCGATCCTGAAAGCCCTTATGTATTTTCTCGGCCGTTTCATTCTCCTGCCACCCCTCTGCGTGGCACAGACCTCCTGCGTGGATTAGCACGTTCCAGTGGGGCTAAAAACCCTGCAGCACTGACATCTCCACGCACACGAAGGCAAGTCGCCATCCTTACCCAGCTCCTGCTGATGGATGAGGGGGAGAAGGAGAGGCTTGAGCACTTCCTGCACAATGAGTATCACGTCACCCAAAGCTGTGCCAGAATTGGCCAGGACCCAGCGCTGATGGGCAGAGTGGGCCGTGTCGTGCTATATGGGGAGAGAGACGGCGTGTTGTTCAGAGGAATGAGCCTCAAACACATCTGCCTCGAGCTAGACG TAATGTCTGGGAATTCAGCAGATTCTTTCTCAGAGGAAtcggacagagaggaagagaagagtaaTGAAAGAACAGAGGTGGGAAAGACAGCACGAGTGAACGGCCGAGGGCCATCTAAAAAGGGCGCTAGTCCCGTCCCCTCGCCCACTACGCCCTCCCCGTCAGCTTCGCACAAGAGGCGGAgctcacaaataaaaacag GCAAGCGTGGTGTGCTGAAGAGGCCGTGGTCCGAAGCGGAGCGGGTCGCTGTGGAAACGCACCTAAAGCGAAACATTGTGGAGCTGCGTGTACCGGCGAAGGCAGACTGCGAGCGATGTTTGCAGCACTGCCCCCTACTGGTGAGCAACCAGCGTGACTGGAGAGCCATTAAATTCTACTGCCACAACCGGATCCAACTACTGAAGAAACAGGGACG
- the LOC113650059 gene encoding serine/threonine-protein kinase TAO2 isoform X1 yields MRSRVFTGAVMAENVRSPFDYREPPTLDSDGDGGKPPPPRGRVCGRKRKGTPVKVCDRAYVTEDEEESLSEHSYSPGEGQYPDEAEDRLPPPNSPYYLADPTQLCVSELGEEGASGVRGPVLFPPLPPNCRIREVHCGSQVRLVVIAIRDIAKGEEITVDYNLAEWGENALAFHRSVSPRGFECGFNPDSNIKKEEDAAPSLPLSLTVSDYLTPSWSLSPSSSPLSRSEASDSDREEDEEEEEDEEEDDEEEEDLEELRGHMMQRRKKRKTTNNTAKKKPQPSPLSSFPPSSSPFQSPLAPPTTNINNNININISRSASRKQHCPHCGRNFRSLARHLEKHHDQQPEIRNAMELSHGPRSTHTPPSAHTRGSHSFASPQPSASASASSSSSSTSATPNLFSRDSSGSGSAAMSFSLSLSPPSRRPTTKKSPASISTPPRKNTAPTAAAVKKSSSPPAKRGRRPKKEKEEKQKKQEEIEQAKEEAPPTPGRNEEVEREEIEDEELDLTEMRDDDSGEEKNGARYSHRSHVSPLLSSLSTLVLYLRRQQHTSFLSLSRSSSSAEAWRLLCHSSLALLILYNRHRECEMAKLSINDYRSRITTSSNSSSPLEASLSPFERQVLCHRPRVGVLGKRGRVQPLILPPHSESCLDLLLKTSTDVNVDPESPYVFSRPFHSPATPLRGTDLLRGLARSSGAKNPAALTSPRTRRQVAILTQLLLMDEGEKERLEHFLHNEYHVTQSCARIGQDPALMGRVGRVVLYGERDGVLFRGMSLKHICLELDVMSGNSADSFSEESDREEEKSNERTEVGKTARVNGRGPSKKGASPVPSPTTPSPSASHKRRSSQIKTERLPHFSGKRGVLKRPWSEAERVAVETHLKRNIVELRVPAKADCERCLQHCPLLVSNQRDWRAIKFYCHNRIQLLKKQGRGGAAVC; encoded by the exons ATGCGCAGTAGAGTCTTTACCGGAGCCGTAATGGCGGAGAACGTACGGTCGCCTTTTGACTATCGGGAGCCACCGACTCTCGACAGCGATGGAGACGGTGGCAAGCCTCCGCCACCTCGGGG GCGAGTGTGTGGCCGAAAGAGAAAGGGCACTCCAGTGAAGGTGTGTGACCGTGCATATGTGactgaagatgaagaggaaagtTTGTCTGAGCACAGTTACAGcccag GTGAAGGGCAATACCCAGATGAAGCAGAGGACCGACTCCCCCCACCCAACAGTCCTTACTATCTCGCTGACCCAACCCAGCTTTG TGTATCAGAGCTCGGCGAAGAAGGCGCCAGTGGTGTTCGTGGCCCTGTGCTCTTTCCACCTCTACCACCTAACTGCAGGATCAGAGAGGTTCATTGTGGGAGTCAGGTACGACTGGTTGTCATAGCGATCAGAGACATTGCCAAGGGTGAGGAAATTACGGTGGACTACAACTTGGCTGAGTGGGGTGAAAATGCGCTG GCTTTCCATCGCTCTGTATCACCACGAGGATTTGAATGCGGCTTCAATCCAGACAGCAATATCAAGAAG GAAGAGGACGCAGCtccgtctctccctctgtctctcacagtTTCAGACTACCTCACTCCCTCgtggtctctctctccttcatcgTCTCCTCTGTCTCGCTCTGAGGCCAGTGATTCAGACcgagaggaagatgaagaagaagaggaagacgaGGAAGAGGATGACGAAGAGGAAGAAGATCTTGAAGAGCTAAGGGGCCACATGATGCAGAGGCGCAAGAAGCGAAAAACGACAAATAACACAGCCAAAAAAAAGCCTCAACCCAGCCCTCTttcctctttccctccatcCTCCTCACCTTTCCAGTCACCTTTAGCCCCACCGAccacaaacataaacaataacataaacataaacattagcCGCAGCGCCAGTAGGAAGCAACACTGTCCTCATTGTGGCCGTAATTTCCGTTCTCTTGCTCGGCATCTCGAAAAGCACCACGATCAGCAACCGGAAATCCGGAATGCAATGGAACTGTCACACGGCCCacggtccacacacacaccgccctCGGCACACACACGTGGCTCACACTCGTTCGCCTCACCACAGCCCTCTGCTTCCGCTTCcgcttcctcctcttcctcttccacctCAGCCACCCCCAATCTCTTCTCTCGTGACTCTTCCGGCTCAGGTTCGGCGGCCATGTCATTCTCTTTatccctctctcctccttcaCGCCGTCCTACCACCAAAAAGAGCCCTGCCTCTATCTCCACTCCACCCAGAAAGAACACAGCACCTACTGCAGCAGCTGTGAAAAAGTCTTCCAGTCCTCCGGCCAAAAGGGGGCGACGTccaaagaaggagaaagaagagaagcaaAAGAAACAGGAGGAAATAGAACAAGCAAAAGAAGAAGCTCCACCCACTCCGGGCCGAAACGAAGAGGTTGAAAGGGAGGAGATAGAAGATGAGGAGCTGGATCTGACCGAAATGAGGGATGATGACAGCGGAGAAGAGAAGAATGGTGCAAGGTA CTCTCACCGGTCCCACGtgtctcctctcctgtcctctctctcCACCCTGGTTTTGTATCTCCGACGTCAGCAGCACACGTCCTTCCTGTCCCTCTCACGTTCAAGCAGCTCTGCAGAGGCCTGGCGCCTGCTATGCCACTCCAGCCTGGCACTGCTCATCCTCTATAATCGTCATCGTGAGTGTGAAATGGCAAAGCTAAGCATAAATGATTACCGCAGTCGCATCACAACTTCCTCTAACTCCAGCTCCCCACTTGAAGCATCTTTATCCCCTTTCGAGCGCCAAGTTTTGTGCCATAGGCCCCGCGTGGGTGTTTTAGGAAAGCGCGGTCGGGTTCAGCCGCTAATCCTTCCACCCCACTCTGAATCCTGCCTCGATTTGCTTCTGAAAACCTCCACGGATGTGAACGTCGATCCTGAAAGCCCTTATGTATTTTCTCGGCCGTTTCATTCTCCTGCCACCCCTCTGCGTGGCACAGACCTCCTGCGTGGATTAGCACGTTCCAGTGGGGCTAAAAACCCTGCAGCACTGACATCTCCACGCACACGAAGGCAAGTCGCCATCCTTACCCAGCTCCTGCTGATGGATGAGGGGGAGAAGGAGAGGCTTGAGCACTTCCTGCACAATGAGTATCACGTCACCCAAAGCTGTGCCAGAATTGGCCAGGACCCAGCGCTGATGGGCAGAGTGGGCCGTGTCGTGCTATATGGGGAGAGAGACGGCGTGTTGTTCAGAGGAATGAGCCTCAAACACATCTGCCTCGAGCTAGACG TAATGTCTGGGAATTCAGCAGATTCTTTCTCAGAGGAAtcggacagagaggaagagaagagtaaTGAAAGAACAGAGGTGGGAAAGACAGCACGAGTGAACGGCCGAGGGCCATCTAAAAAGGGCGCTAGTCCCGTCCCCTCGCCCACTACGCCCTCCCCGTCAGCTTCGCACAAGAGGCGGAgctcacaaataaaaacag AACGTTTACCCCACTTTTCAGGCAAGCGTGGTGTGCTGAAGAGGCCGTGGTCCGAAGCGGAGCGGGTCGCTGTGGAAACGCACCTAAAGCGAAACATTGTGGAGCTGCGTGTACCGGCGAAGGCAGACTGCGAGCGATGTTTGCAGCACTGCCCCCTACTGGTGAGCAACCAGCGTGACTGGAGAGCCATTAAATTCTACTGCCACAACCGGATCCAACTACTGAAGAAACAGGGACG